Proteins from one Pseudomonas sp. KBS0710 genomic window:
- a CDS encoding NADP(H)-dependent aldo-keto reductase — translation MDYRQLGRTDLNVSAIALGTMTWGEQNSEAEAFAQIERAKAAGINFLDTAEMYPVPPKADTYATTERYIGNYFKSRGDRADWILASKIAGPGNTIDYIRDGHLRHNRKHIVEALDASLKRLQTDWIDLYQLHWPERSTNFFGQLSYKHKDEDNLTPLEETLEALDEQVKAGKIRHIGLSNETPWGTMKFLALADARGWTRAVSIQNPYNLLNRSFEVGLAEVAIREQCGLLAYSPLAFGMLSGKYENGARPAKARLTEYSRFSRYFNPQSEAACSRYVALAREHGLDPAQMALAFVTQQPFVTSNIIGATSLEQLDSNIASADLKLSKEVLDGIEAIQKDHPNPAP, via the coding sequence ATGGATTATCGACAGCTGGGCCGCACCGATCTGAACGTAAGCGCGATCGCCTTGGGCACCATGACCTGGGGTGAGCAGAACAGCGAGGCAGAGGCCTTCGCACAGATCGAACGGGCCAAGGCCGCAGGGATCAACTTCCTCGACACCGCCGAAATGTACCCGGTGCCGCCCAAGGCCGACACCTATGCCACTACCGAGCGCTACATCGGTAATTACTTCAAGAGCCGTGGCGACCGCGCCGACTGGATCCTCGCCAGCAAGATCGCCGGCCCCGGCAACACCATCGATTACATCCGCGACGGCCACCTGCGCCACAACCGCAAGCACATCGTCGAAGCCCTGGATGCGAGCCTCAAGCGCCTGCAAACCGACTGGATCGACCTCTACCAGCTGCACTGGCCGGAGCGCAGCACCAACTTCTTTGGCCAACTGAGCTACAAGCACAAGGACGAAGACAACCTGACTCCGCTGGAAGAAACCCTCGAAGCGCTGGACGAACAGGTCAAGGCCGGCAAGATCCGCCACATCGGCCTGTCCAACGAAACCCCGTGGGGCACCATGAAGTTCCTGGCCCTGGCCGACGCCCGTGGCTGGACCCGCGCCGTGTCGATACAGAACCCCTACAACCTGCTCAACCGCAGCTTTGAGGTGGGTCTGGCGGAAGTGGCGATTCGTGAGCAATGCGGCTTGCTGGCCTATTCACCACTGGCCTTCGGCATGCTCAGCGGCAAATACGAAAACGGCGCACGCCCGGCCAAGGCACGCCTGACCGAGTACAGCCGTTTCAGCCGCTACTTCAACCCGCAGTCGGAAGCCGCGTGCAGCCGTTATGTGGCCCTGGCGCGCGAGCATGGCCTGGACCCGGCGCAGATGGCGCTGGCGTTTGTGACGCAACAGCCGTTTGTGACCAGCAACATTATCGGCGCCACGAGCCTGGAACAGCTGGACAGCAACATTGCCAGTGCTGACCTGAAACTGTCCAAGGAAGTGCTGGACGGGATCGAGGCGATTCAGAAAGATCATCCGAACCCTGCGCCTTGA
- a CDS encoding acyl-CoA dehydrogenase family protein has product MIPRTLFSSEHELFRESVRTFLEKHAAPFHGQWEKQGYIDRNLWSKAGEAGMLCSHLPEEYGGLGADFLYSAVVIEEISRLGLTGIGFSLHSDIVAPYILHYGSEALKHKYLPKLISGEMVTAIAMTEPGAGSDLQGVKTTAVLDGDEYVINGSKTFITNGYLAELVIVVAKTDPKAGAKGTSLFLVEADTPGFDKGKRLEKVGMKAQDTSELFFQDVRVPKENLLGQAGMGFAYLMQELPQERLTVAIGALSSAEAALAWTLEYTRERKAFGKAIADFQNTRFKLAEMASEIQIGRVFVDKCMALHLEGKLDVPTAAMAKYWASDLQCKVLDECVQLHGGYGFMWEYPIARAWADARVQRIYAGTNEIMKEIIARAL; this is encoded by the coding sequence ATGATCCCCAGAACCTTGTTCAGCTCGGAGCACGAACTCTTCCGCGAGAGCGTGCGCACCTTCCTTGAAAAGCACGCCGCGCCGTTCCATGGGCAGTGGGAAAAGCAGGGTTATATCGACCGCAACCTGTGGAGCAAGGCGGGGGAGGCGGGGATGCTGTGCTCCCATCTGCCGGAAGAATACGGCGGGCTGGGCGCAGATTTTTTGTACAGCGCAGTAGTGATCGAAGAGATCAGCCGCTTGGGCCTTACCGGCATTGGTTTTTCCCTGCACTCGGACATCGTCGCGCCTTACATCCTGCATTACGGCAGTGAGGCGCTGAAGCACAAGTACCTGCCCAAATTGATCTCCGGCGAGATGGTCACGGCCATCGCCATGACCGAGCCGGGTGCCGGTTCTGACCTGCAAGGTGTGAAGACCACCGCCGTGCTGGATGGTGATGAGTATGTGATCAATGGCTCCAAAACCTTTATCACCAACGGCTACCTTGCCGAGTTGGTGATCGTGGTGGCCAAGACCGACCCCAAGGCCGGCGCCAAGGGCACCAGCCTGTTTCTGGTTGAAGCCGATACGCCAGGCTTCGACAAGGGCAAGCGCCTGGAGAAGGTGGGCATGAAGGCCCAGGACACCTCGGAGCTGTTCTTTCAGGATGTACGCGTGCCCAAGGAAAACCTGCTGGGCCAGGCGGGCATGGGCTTCGCGTATTTGATGCAGGAGCTGCCTCAGGAGCGCCTGACCGTGGCGATTGGCGCGCTGTCATCCGCCGAAGCCGCGCTGGCGTGGACCCTGGAATACACCCGCGAGCGCAAGGCGTTCGGCAAGGCGATTGCGGATTTCCAGAACACTCGGTTCAAACTGGCGGAGATGGCCAGCGAGATTCAGATCGGCCGCGTGTTTGTCGACAAATGCATGGCGCTGCACCTGGAAGGCAAGCTCGACGTGCCCACCGCCGCGATGGCCAAGTACTGGGCCTCAGACCTGCAATGCAAGGTGCTCGACGAGTGCGTGCAGTTGCACGGCGGCTACGGGTTTATGTGGGAGTACCCGATTGCGCGGGCTTGGGCGGATGCGCGGGTGCAGCGGATTTATGCGGGGACCAATGAGATCATGAAGGAGATTATTGCGCGGGCGCTTTGA
- a CDS encoding GlxA family transcriptional regulator gives MQAKDFFHLASLRYGKQQGLGLTPAFETRLVSPDGQSVRSFSDVIMPVDGGLENADIIVLPAFWDDFEALCTRYPQVLPWLREQHARGAVLCGEATGVFWLAEAGLLDGKEATTYWRFFNAFSERFPKVQLNQDKHLTDADNLYCAGGTTSACDLYIYLIERFCGANIAQAVSRDILYEVQRNYAPGRIGFGGQKLHQDVIILQIQHWLEEHFADKFRFEDVAREHGMSIRNFMRRFQTATGDKPLHYLQRLRIETAKGLLSGSRKSIKTISYEVGYDDASFFARLFRQHTELSPNQYRQQFQQAA, from the coding sequence ATGCAAGCCAAGGATTTCTTCCACCTCGCCAGCCTGCGTTACGGCAAGCAGCAAGGCCTGGGCCTGACCCCGGCATTCGAAACGCGCCTGGTCAGCCCCGACGGGCAGTCAGTGCGCAGCTTCAGCGATGTGATCATGCCGGTGGACGGCGGCCTGGAAAACGCCGACATCATCGTGTTGCCGGCCTTCTGGGATGACTTCGAGGCGCTGTGCACCCGCTACCCGCAAGTGCTGCCCTGGTTGCGCGAGCAACATGCACGTGGCGCGGTGCTGTGTGGTGAAGCCACCGGGGTGTTCTGGCTGGCCGAAGCCGGGCTGCTCGATGGCAAGGAGGCAACCACCTACTGGCGCTTCTTCAACGCCTTCAGCGAGCGTTTCCCCAAGGTGCAGCTCAACCAGGACAAGCACCTCACCGACGCCGACAACCTCTACTGCGCCGGCGGCACTACCTCAGCCTGCGACCTTTACATCTACCTGATCGAGCGTTTCTGCGGCGCCAACATCGCGCAGGCTGTTTCCCGTGACATCCTTTACGAAGTGCAGCGCAACTACGCGCCAGGGCGCATCGGTTTTGGCGGGCAGAAGCTGCACCAGGACGTGATCATCCTGCAGATCCAGCACTGGCTCGAGGAACACTTCGCCGACAAGTTCCGCTTCGAAGACGTCGCCCGGGAACATGGCATGAGTATCCGCAACTTCATGCGCCGCTTCCAGACAGCCACCGGCGACAAGCCGCTGCATTACCTGCAAAGGCTGCGCATCGAGACGGCCAAAGGTTTGCTCTCGGGCAGCCGCAAAAGCATCAAGACCATCAGCTATGAGGTGGGTTACGACGATGCGAGCTTCTTTGCGCGGCTGTTCCGGCAGCACACCGAGCTGTCGCCGAACCAGTATCGGCAACAGTTCCAGCAAGCCGCGTAA
- the zapE gene encoding cell division protein ZapE: MTPLERYQADLKRPEFFHDAAQENAVRHLQRLYDDLVAASHNKPGMFSKLFGKKDHAPVKGLYFWGGVGRGKTYLVDTFFEALPFKEKVRTHFHRFMKRVHEEMKTLPGEKNPLTIIAKRFSDEARVICFDEFFVSDITDAMILGTLMEELFKNGVTLVATSNIVPDGLYKDGLQRARFLPAIALIKQNTEIVNVDSGVDYRLRHLEQAELFHFPLNEAAHESLKKSFRALTPECTQAVENDKLMIENREIIALRTCDDVAWFEFRQLCDGPRSQNDYIELGKIFHAVILSGVEQMSVTTDDIARRFINMVDEFYDRNVKLIISAEVELKDLYTGGRLNFEFQRTLSRLLEMQSHEFLSRGHKP; this comes from the coding sequence ATGACGCCCCTAGAACGATATCAAGCTGATCTGAAACGCCCTGAGTTCTTCCATGACGCGGCCCAGGAAAATGCGGTGCGTCATTTGCAGCGCCTGTACGACGACCTGGTCGCGGCCTCGCACAACAAGCCAGGGATGTTCAGCAAGCTGTTTGGCAAGAAAGACCACGCGCCGGTCAAAGGCCTGTACTTCTGGGGTGGCGTGGGCCGCGGCAAGACCTACCTGGTCGACACCTTCTTCGAAGCGCTGCCCTTTAAGGAAAAGGTGCGTACGCACTTCCACCGCTTCATGAAGCGTGTGCACGAAGAGATGAAGACGCTGCCGGGCGAGAAGAACCCGCTGACCATCATTGCCAAGCGCTTCTCCGACGAAGCGCGGGTCATCTGTTTCGATGAGTTTTTCGTCTCCGACATCACCGACGCCATGATCCTCGGCACCCTGATGGAAGAGCTGTTCAAGAACGGTGTGACTCTGGTCGCAACCTCGAACATCGTGCCTGACGGCCTGTACAAGGACGGCCTGCAACGTGCGCGCTTCCTGCCGGCCATCGCGCTGATCAAGCAGAACACCGAGATCGTCAACGTCGACAGCGGCGTCGATTACCGTCTGCGTCACCTTGAGCAGGCCGAGTTGTTCCATTTCCCGCTGAACGAAGCGGCGCACGAAAGCCTGAAAAAGAGCTTCCGCGCGCTGACGCCGGAATGCACCCAGGCGGTGGAAAACGACAAGCTGATGATCGAGAACCGCGAAATCATCGCCTTGCGTACCTGCGATGACGTGGCCTGGTTCGAGTTCCGCCAGCTGTGCGACGGCCCGCGTAGCCAGAACGACTACATCGAGCTGGGCAAGATCTTCCACGCGGTGATCTTGAGCGGCGTGGAGCAGATGAGCGTCACCACCGATGACATCGCGCGACGTTTCATCAACATGGTCGATGAGTTCTACGACCGTAACGTCAAGCTGATCATCTCGGCGGAAGTCGAGCTCAAGGACCTCTACACCGGCGGTCGTTTGAACTTCGAATTCCAGCGCACCCTGAGCCGCTTGCTGGAAATGCAGTCCCACGAGTTCCTGTCGCGCGGGCACAAGCCTTAA
- a CDS encoding tryptophan--tRNA ligase yields MTTRTRILTGITTTGTPHLGNYAGAIRPAILASQDANADSFYFLADYHALIKCDDPQRIQRSRMEIAATWLAGGLDVNRVTFYRQSDIPEIPELTWLLTCVAAKGLLNRAHAYKASVDKNVEAGEDPDAGISMGLYSYPVLMAADILMFNAHKVPVGRDQIQHVEMARDIGQRFNHLFGNGKEFFTMPEALIEESVATLPGLDGRKMSKSYDNTIPLFTSAKDMKDAISRIVTDSRAPGEAKDPDNSHLFTLFQAFASKAQEQEFRAELLQGLGWGEAKNRLFQLLDGQLGEPRERYHQLMSRPSDMEDLLLIGAKKARAVAAPFLAELREAVGLRSFVNQAAAPVAAKKKAAKAARFVSFREDDGSFRFRLLSADGEQLLLSRNFTDGKTAGAVTKQLQSGDALDVRTEAVRFSVWLDGAAVADSAEFADETSRDAAIAALRVALTPIED; encoded by the coding sequence ATGACGACTCGTACCCGTATCCTCACCGGCATCACCACCACCGGCACGCCGCACCTGGGCAACTACGCCGGTGCGATCCGCCCGGCGATCCTCGCCAGCCAGGACGCGAATGCCGATTCCTTCTACTTCCTGGCCGACTACCACGCCCTGATCAAGTGCGATGACCCGCAGCGCATCCAGCGCTCGCGCATGGAAATCGCCGCGACCTGGCTGGCCGGTGGCCTGGATGTGAACCGGGTGACCTTCTATCGCCAGTCCGACATCCCGGAAATCCCTGAACTGACCTGGCTGCTGACCTGTGTTGCCGCCAAGGGCCTGCTCAACCGCGCCCACGCCTACAAGGCCTCGGTGGACAAGAACGTCGAAGCCGGCGAAGACCCGGATGCGGGCATCAGCATGGGCCTGTACAGCTACCCGGTGCTGATGGCGGCGGACATCTTGATGTTCAATGCGCACAAGGTGCCGGTCGGCCGTGACCAGATCCAACACGTGGAAATGGCCCGCGACATTGGCCAGCGCTTCAACCACCTGTTCGGCAACGGTAAAGAATTCTTCACCATGCCCGAGGCGTTGATCGAAGAAAGCGTCGCCACCTTGCCGGGCCTGGATGGCCGCAAGATGTCCAAGAGCTACGACAACACCATCCCGTTGTTCACCAGCGCCAAGGACATGAAGGACGCGATCTCGCGGATCGTCACCGATTCGCGTGCGCCTGGCGAAGCCAAAGACCCGGATAACTCGCATCTGTTTACCTTGTTCCAGGCATTTGCCAGCAAGGCTCAGGAACAAGAGTTCCGCGCCGAACTGCTGCAAGGCCTGGGCTGGGGCGAAGCGAAGAACCGCCTGTTCCAACTGCTCGACGGCCAGCTTGGCGAGCCGCGCGAGCGTTACCACCAGTTGATGTCGCGCCCCTCGGACATGGAAGACCTGCTGCTGATCGGTGCCAAAAAAGCCCGCGCCGTGGCCGCGCCGTTCCTTGCCGAGCTGCGCGAAGCCGTGGGCCTGCGCTCGTTCGTCAACCAGGCCGCCGCGCCGGTTGCGGCCAAGAAAAAAGCCGCGAAAGCTGCGCGCTTCGTGAGCTTCCGTGAAGACGACGGCAGCTTCCGCTTCCGCCTGCTGTCGGCCGATGGCGAGCAATTGCTGTTGTCGCGCAACTTTACCGACGGCAAAACAGCGGGCGCCGTGACCAAGCAACTGCAAAGCGGCGACGCGCTGGATGTACGCACTGAGGCCGTACGCTTCAGCGTATGGCTGGACGGTGCGGCCGTGGCCGACAGCGCCGAATTTGCCGACGAAACGTCGCGCGATGCAGCCATCGCCGCCTTGCGCGTTGCGTTGACCCCCATCGAGGATTAA
- a CDS encoding alpha/beta hydrolase, which yields MRETPVLIAGPVGQLEALYLDHPEPRGLALICHPNPVQGGTMLNKVVSTLQRTARDAGLITLRFNYRGVGASAGTHDMATGEVDDAEAAATWLREKHPDLPITLLGFSFGGYVAASLGGRLEAKGEKLSHLFMVAAAVMRLRDSDVLPQGCPLTLIQPETDEVVDPQLVYDWSAALKRPHELLKVAECGHFFHGKLTDLKDLVLPRLSN from the coding sequence ATGCGTGAAACCCCCGTTTTGATCGCTGGCCCGGTGGGCCAATTGGAAGCCTTGTACCTGGATCACCCCGAGCCACGTGGCCTGGCGCTGATCTGCCACCCTAACCCGGTGCAAGGCGGGACCATGCTCAATAAAGTCGTTTCGACCCTGCAGCGCACTGCCCGCGATGCTGGTTTGATTACTTTACGTTTCAATTACCGTGGCGTCGGCGCGAGTGCCGGTACTCACGACATGGCCACCGGTGAAGTGGATGATGCCGAAGCGGCTGCCACCTGGCTGCGGGAAAAACACCCCGACCTGCCGATCACCTTGCTCGGTTTTTCCTTCGGCGGTTATGTCGCGGCCAGCCTCGGCGGCCGACTGGAAGCCAAGGGCGAAAAGCTGTCGCACTTGTTCATGGTCGCCGCTGCGGTGATGCGCCTGCGTGATAGCGACGTGCTGCCCCAAGGTTGCCCACTGACCCTGATCCAGCCGGAAACCGACGAAGTGGTCGACCCGCAACTGGTCTACGACTGGTCCGCCGCCCTCAAACGCCCCCATGAGCTGCTGAAAGTGGCAGAATGCGGACACTTTTTTCATGGCAAGCTCACCGATCTCAAGGATCTGGTGCTGCCGCGCCTCTCGAATTGA